In the Drosophila takahashii strain IR98-3 E-12201 chromosome 3R, DtakHiC1v2, whole genome shotgun sequence genome, one interval contains:
- the Atg17 gene encoding RB1-inducible coiled-coil protein 1 isoform X1 has product MMLYVFHVDVGRMLSFDMNVALQSVEHLKETIQKLHNIPAANIVLLVSGGEMLTHSTQVSCYSAGTDTNPIYMFLTGEERPAPTISNSDADAELRRQVEESHRLPPVLETVRQRAQLAQHMRELARKEEDLCERLVHEQHLQQQGWSAVVANMEDLTNEFRERFHNFCSSFDRHLQKRESYLELLRNFADDLKQLGRIPILPALMSLAEADFHGFDELLENDDVFAAQQQPVQQQQGLTESSQADSPNKKLKMGEEAETDSGDQQERVSQTSTSSSSLARRHNLNLLQWISSKGNHSALQLMSDECIQGLDIFSADIYDKLKEEVKQIIKMANQGDVKEIKGLGDRLCKLEEFKFRIKKMVQEQKEQALALQQNEARAQNLRDNSVLPDLCLSHRSQLQVMLENHTKIREYCRCIANSKDELGRNLHTRLRRIVWIENGMSEFDNRLLFNHRCLRRAERHISIIEQIHRAPSTYVAAVAEVVRRKILSDEFRQWATRLSVDFDRIHSEELRRRREFNASFEGHFLNILFPGMADMPPAFANEHPLSFDTRLPPLSRSDMELLSSQLPELAGQLQLPDMKPVIDFFVLRSGKNGEQEQEQDTPLLAPRLAELQGQTGTSDCETDTETEFEKLSTTTRCVATSTSATLVEQIARSTATEDLLMLSAGTLTEENAGSIQRMRSDMENMSKLAQACLAEARSNLGIFRSDAANYQDELQSELHLLADKCNVLRMQFEAREQKSQEQLEEMRLKLQLAEQEKQTAVAQAREQLIHEHKTELESLRCRFKLMTSMERSPSDSSLEKLERPTSSASVASANAGVDIDQLLAQQRQELLAQRERAISEAVDSERSLWQSRLLPLNSESVMANVGILKDMLADKERQLDQLREQNKILTQESYQLKTRLEMITNEDGNSWLKEKIDYLNKDKCRLEEELSQEKSRRQEMETSVAAMRRRMLTHSFSVHSSVYDLNVGGPITRSKSGVSSGHRSIALEGCSRGDLVFVVWSMRHAQFMVVQDSLTLYFVHADSLAGLQLTAPAAPTPALEPSLAVAELNQIPLPYYAIGRVIDKEYCQARKDDNRYRVSRGSKFYRIKLAPLPSRNASRRERLESSSSAAAASPRDVIDAPTSNSSVYQSFKQRTVSITSVNEEDDESASLLSERCRYISVSEEDELHAAGGSVSAITAAVATATSTVSAPTTTTTATAVAGPTTTAATAATQAQSVITEQPTASSKLKLDLLLASADIITQPLTQLPHQQRQEQKQKQHVEETSPNQTIQPENPEQETITIYVPPNPPAPSTATNTTSASILGPIIAEPIISTAAMLPMSIGTAAISEDSDEYRSLEGKDGDADDFPISE; this is encoded by the exons ATGATGCTGTACGTGTTCCACGTGGACGTCGGCCGCATGCTGAGCTTTGACATGAACGTTGCTTTGCAATCGGTGGAGCACCTAAAGGAAACGATCCAGAAGTTGCACAACATCCCGGCCGCCAACATTGTGCTGTTGGTCAGCGGAGGCGAAATGCTAACGCACTCAACCCAGGTGTCGTGCTACTCTGCTGGCACAGACACCAATCCCATTTACATGTTCCTCACGGGGGAAGAGCGCCCGGCGCCCACGATATCCAACTCAGACGCCGACGCGGAGCTCCGTCGCCAGGTGGAGGAGAGCCATCGCCTGCCACCGGTCCTGGAGACGGTGCGTCAACGCGCCCAGTTGGCGCAGCACATGCGGGAGCTGGCCAGGAAGGAGGAGGATCTGTGCGAGAGACTGGTTCATGAGCAACACCTCCAGCAGCAGGGTTGGTCGGCGGTTGTGGCCAATATGGAGGATCTGACGAACGAGTTTCGCGAGCGCTTCCACAATTTCTGCTCCTCCTTTGACCGGCATCTCCAGAAGCGTGAGAGCTATTTGGAGCTGTTGCGCAACTTTGCCGATGATCTCAAACAGCTGGGCAGGATTCCCATACTGCCGGCCCTAATGTCTCTGGCCGAGGCCGATTTTCACGGCTTTGACGAACTGTTGGAGAACGACGACGTGTTTGCGGCCCAGCAACAAccggtgcagcagcagcaaggtCTCACTGAATCCTCACAGGCGGACTCTCCCAACAAGAAGCTCAAAATGGGCGAGGAGGCGGAAACTGACTCTGGCGACCAGCAGGAGCGAGTTTCCCAGACCTCGACCAGCAGTAGTTCGCTGGCCCGTCGCCACAACCTCAACCTGCTGCAGTGGATCAGCTCCAAAGGTAACCACAGTGCCCTGCAACTCATGTCAGACGAATGCATACAGGGACTGGACATCTTCAGTGCGGACATCTACGACAAGCTAAAGGAGGAGGTGAAACAGATCATTAAGATGGCCAACCAGGGCGACGTAAAGGAGATCAAGGGACTCGGTGACCGTCTCTGCAAGCTGGAGGAGTTTAAGTTCCggattaagaaaatggtgcAGGAGCAAAAAGAGCAGGCCCTCGCCCTGCAGCAGAACGAGGCGCGGGCGCAGAATCTGCGCGACAACTCCGTCCTGCCGGACCTCTGTCTCTCCCATCGTTCCCAGCTACAGGTGATGCTGGAAAATCACACCAAGATACGGGAATACTGCCGCTGCATAGCCAACTCCAAGGACGAGCTGGGGAGGAATTTGCACACACGTCTGCGCCGGATCGTGTGGATCGAGAATGGGATGAGTGAATTTGACAATCGGTTGCTGTTTAATCATCGCTGCTTGCGGCGTGCCGAGCGTCACATCAGCATCATCGAACAGATCCACCGAGCTCCGAGCACTTATGTGGCCGCCGTTGCGGAGGTGGTGCGCAGGAAGATCCTTTCAGATGAGTTTCGGCAGTGGGCCACCCGACTCTCTGTGGACTTCGATCGCATACACAGCGAGGAGTTGCGCCGAAGGAGGGAGTTCAATGCCAGTTTCGAAGGTCATTTTCTGAATATTCTCTTTCCTGGCATGGCTGACATGCCGCCAGCGTTCGCCAATGAGCACCCATTGAGCTTTGACACGCGTCTCCCTCCTCTGAGTCGATCGGACATGGAACTGCTCTCCTCTCAGCTGCCGGAACTTGCCGGACAACTGCAACTGCCCGACATGAAGCCAGTGATAGACTTCTTCGTCCTCCGGTCGGGCAAAAAtggggagcaggagcaggagcaggataCCCCACTTTTGGCTCCCCGCTTGGCCGAACTGCAGGGGCAGACTGGTACCTCCGATTGCGAAACGGATACGGAAACCGAGTTTGAGAAGCTTAGCACCACGACCAGGTGTGTTGCTACTTCAACCTCTGCCACGTTGGTGGAGCAAATAGCCCGGAGCACTGCCACCGAGGATCTGCTCATGCTCAGTGCTGGCACCCTGACGGAAGAGAACGCTGGTAGCATCCAGAGGATGCGTAGCGACATGGAAAACATGTCCAAGTTGGCCCAAGCCTGCCTGGCCGAAGCTCGCTCTAATTTGGGCATCTTTCGCAGTGATGCCGCCAATTACCAGGACGAGCTCCAGTCCGAGCTACATCTCCTGGCGGATAAGTGCAATGTGTTGAGGATGCAGTTCGAGGCACGCGAACAGAAATCACAAgagcagctggaggagatgcGCTTGAAACTGCAATTGGCCGAGCAAGAGAAGCAGACTGCGGTGGCTCAGGCCCGGGAGCAGCTCATCCACGAGCACAAAACCGAGCTCGAGTCCCTTCGTTGTCGCTTCAAACTGATGACTTCAATGGAGCGCTCGCCCTCGGACAGCAGTCTTGAAAAACTAGAGCGGCCGACGAGCAGTGCCAGCGTGGCCAGCGCAAACGCCGGCGTGGATATTGACCAGCTACTGGCCCAGCAGCGCCAGGAACTACTGGCCCAAAGGGAACGTGCCATCAGCGAGGCCGTTGATTCGGAGCGCTCGCTGTGGCAGTCACGCCTCCTGCCCCTTAACTCTGAATCTGTGATGGCCAACGTGGGCATACTAAAGGACATGCTGGCCGACAAGGAGCGACAACTGGATCAGCTGCGAGAGCAGAACAAGATCCTCACCCAGGAGTCATACCAGCTGAAGACCCGACTGGAGATGATCACCAACGAGGATGGTAATAGTTGGCTCAAGGAGAAGATTGACTACCTGAACAAGGACAAATGCCGCCTGGAAGAGGAGCTCAGCCAGGAGAAGAGCCGGCGCCAGGAGATGGAGACCAGTGTGGCAGCCATGAGAAG ACGAATGCTAACACATAGCTTTTCCGTCCATAGCTCTGTCTACGATCTGAATGTGGGTGGGCCCATAACCCGTTCCAAGTCCGGCGTCAGTTCCGGTCACCGATCGATTGCCTTGGAGGGATGTTCTCGAGGTGATCTCGTTTTCGTGGTTTGGAGCATGCGTCATGCGCAATTTATGGTCGTCCAGGACTCGCTCACCCTGTACTTTGTCCACGCCGACAGTCTCGCTGGCCTGCAGCTGACGGCTCCGGCTGCACCGACTCCGGCATTGGAACCCTCGCTGGCAGTTGCGGAACTTAACCAGATCCCGCTCCCCTACTACGCCATAGGCCGGGTCATCGACAAGGAGTATTGTCAGGCGCGAAAG GATGACAATCGTTATCGCGTCAGCAGGGGCTCCAAGTTCTATCGCATCAAGCTGGCCCCGTTGCCCTCTCGGAACGCTTCTCGGCGGGAGCGCCTAGAGT CCAGCTCATCCGCAGCCGCTGCATCGCCAAGAGATGTCATCGATGCTcccaccagcaacagcagcgtcTACCAAAGCTTCAAGCAGCGCACGGTGAGCATTACGAGCGTGAATGAGGAGGATGACGAGTCGGCGTCACTGCTCAGTGAGCGTTGTCGCTACATAAGCGTCAGCGAGGAGGATGAGTTGCACGCTGCTGGCGGCTCAGTGTCGGCAATAACAGCTGCTGTAGCAACAGCCACATCGACTGTGTCAGCaccaacaactacaactactGCAACAGCGGTAGCGGGACCGACGACAACTGCAGCGACGGCAGCAACTCAAGCACAGTCTGTGATAACAGAGCAGCCAACGGCATCAAGCAAACTTAAATTGGATCTACTGTTGGCCTCTGCTGATATAATAACACAACCCTTAACACAATTACCACATCAACAGCGACaggaacaaaaacaaaaacaacacgtTGAGGAAACAAGTCCAAATCAAACAATCCAACCGGAGAATCCGGAACAGGAAACCATCACCATCTATGTGCCCCCCAATCCCCCGGCACCATCAACTGCAACAAATACTACAAGTGCTAGCATCCTGGGCCCCATTATTGCGGAGCCGATTATCAGCACAGCCGCCATGCTACCAATGTCCATTGGTACGGCGGCCATAAGCGAGGACTCCGACGAGTACCGATCCCTGGAGGGCAAGGATGGCGATGCCGATGATTTTCCCATTTCCGAGTAG
- the Atg17 gene encoding RB1-inducible coiled-coil protein 1 isoform X2 has translation MMLYVFHVDVGRMLSFDMNVALQSVEHLKETIQKLHNIPAANIVLLVSGGEMLTHSTQVSCYSAGTDTNPIYMFLTGEERPAPTISNSDADAELRRQVEESHRLPPVLETVRQRAQLAQHMRELARKEEDLCERLVHEQHLQQQGWSAVVANMEDLTNEFRERFHNFCSSFDRHLQKRESYLELLRNFADDLKQLGRIPILPALMSLAEADFHGFDELLENDDVFAAQQQPVQQQQGLTESSQADSPNKKLKMGEEAETDSGDQQERVSQTSTSSSSLARRHNLNLLQWISSKGNHSALQLMSDECIQGLDIFSADIYDKLKEEVKQIIKMANQGDVKEIKGLGDRLCKLEEFKFRIKKMVQEQKEQALALQQNEARAQNLRDNSVLPDLCLSHRSQLQVMLENHTKIREYCRCIANSKDELGRNLHTRLRRIVWIENGMSEFDNRLLFNHRCLRRAERHISIIEQIHRAPSTYVAAVAEVVRRKILSDEFRQWATRLSVDFDRIHSEELRRRREFNASFEGHFLNILFPGMADMPPAFANEHPLSFDTRLPPLSRSDMELLSSQLPELAGQLQLPDMKPVIDFFVLRSGKNGEQEQEQDTPLLAPRLAELQGQTGTSDCETDTETEFEKLSTTTRCVATSTSATLVEQIARSTATEDLLMLSAGTLTEENAGSIQRMRSDMENMSKLAQACLAEARSNLGIFRSDAANYQDELQSELHLLADKCNVLRMQFEAREQKSQEQLEEMRLKLQLAEQEKQTAVAQAREQLIHEHKTELESLRCRFKLMTSMERSPSDSSLEKLERPTSSASVASANAGVDIDQLLAQQRQELLAQRERAISEAVDSERSLWQSRLLPLNSESVMANVGILKDMLADKERQLDQLREQNKILTQESYQLKTRLEMITNEDGNSWLKEKIDYLNKDKCRLEEELSQEKSRRQEMETSVAAMRSSVYDLNVGGPITRSKSGVSSGHRSIALEGCSRGDLVFVVWSMRHAQFMVVQDSLTLYFVHADSLAGLQLTAPAAPTPALEPSLAVAELNQIPLPYYAIGRVIDKEYCQARKDDNRYRVSRGSKFYRIKLAPLPSRNASRRERLESSSSAAAASPRDVIDAPTSNSSVYQSFKQRTVSITSVNEEDDESASLLSERCRYISVSEEDELHAAGGSVSAITAAVATATSTVSAPTTTTTATAVAGPTTTAATAATQAQSVITEQPTASSKLKLDLLLASADIITQPLTQLPHQQRQEQKQKQHVEETSPNQTIQPENPEQETITIYVPPNPPAPSTATNTTSASILGPIIAEPIISTAAMLPMSIGTAAISEDSDEYRSLEGKDGDADDFPISE, from the exons ATGATGCTGTACGTGTTCCACGTGGACGTCGGCCGCATGCTGAGCTTTGACATGAACGTTGCTTTGCAATCGGTGGAGCACCTAAAGGAAACGATCCAGAAGTTGCACAACATCCCGGCCGCCAACATTGTGCTGTTGGTCAGCGGAGGCGAAATGCTAACGCACTCAACCCAGGTGTCGTGCTACTCTGCTGGCACAGACACCAATCCCATTTACATGTTCCTCACGGGGGAAGAGCGCCCGGCGCCCACGATATCCAACTCAGACGCCGACGCGGAGCTCCGTCGCCAGGTGGAGGAGAGCCATCGCCTGCCACCGGTCCTGGAGACGGTGCGTCAACGCGCCCAGTTGGCGCAGCACATGCGGGAGCTGGCCAGGAAGGAGGAGGATCTGTGCGAGAGACTGGTTCATGAGCAACACCTCCAGCAGCAGGGTTGGTCGGCGGTTGTGGCCAATATGGAGGATCTGACGAACGAGTTTCGCGAGCGCTTCCACAATTTCTGCTCCTCCTTTGACCGGCATCTCCAGAAGCGTGAGAGCTATTTGGAGCTGTTGCGCAACTTTGCCGATGATCTCAAACAGCTGGGCAGGATTCCCATACTGCCGGCCCTAATGTCTCTGGCCGAGGCCGATTTTCACGGCTTTGACGAACTGTTGGAGAACGACGACGTGTTTGCGGCCCAGCAACAAccggtgcagcagcagcaaggtCTCACTGAATCCTCACAGGCGGACTCTCCCAACAAGAAGCTCAAAATGGGCGAGGAGGCGGAAACTGACTCTGGCGACCAGCAGGAGCGAGTTTCCCAGACCTCGACCAGCAGTAGTTCGCTGGCCCGTCGCCACAACCTCAACCTGCTGCAGTGGATCAGCTCCAAAGGTAACCACAGTGCCCTGCAACTCATGTCAGACGAATGCATACAGGGACTGGACATCTTCAGTGCGGACATCTACGACAAGCTAAAGGAGGAGGTGAAACAGATCATTAAGATGGCCAACCAGGGCGACGTAAAGGAGATCAAGGGACTCGGTGACCGTCTCTGCAAGCTGGAGGAGTTTAAGTTCCggattaagaaaatggtgcAGGAGCAAAAAGAGCAGGCCCTCGCCCTGCAGCAGAACGAGGCGCGGGCGCAGAATCTGCGCGACAACTCCGTCCTGCCGGACCTCTGTCTCTCCCATCGTTCCCAGCTACAGGTGATGCTGGAAAATCACACCAAGATACGGGAATACTGCCGCTGCATAGCCAACTCCAAGGACGAGCTGGGGAGGAATTTGCACACACGTCTGCGCCGGATCGTGTGGATCGAGAATGGGATGAGTGAATTTGACAATCGGTTGCTGTTTAATCATCGCTGCTTGCGGCGTGCCGAGCGTCACATCAGCATCATCGAACAGATCCACCGAGCTCCGAGCACTTATGTGGCCGCCGTTGCGGAGGTGGTGCGCAGGAAGATCCTTTCAGATGAGTTTCGGCAGTGGGCCACCCGACTCTCTGTGGACTTCGATCGCATACACAGCGAGGAGTTGCGCCGAAGGAGGGAGTTCAATGCCAGTTTCGAAGGTCATTTTCTGAATATTCTCTTTCCTGGCATGGCTGACATGCCGCCAGCGTTCGCCAATGAGCACCCATTGAGCTTTGACACGCGTCTCCCTCCTCTGAGTCGATCGGACATGGAACTGCTCTCCTCTCAGCTGCCGGAACTTGCCGGACAACTGCAACTGCCCGACATGAAGCCAGTGATAGACTTCTTCGTCCTCCGGTCGGGCAAAAAtggggagcaggagcaggagcaggataCCCCACTTTTGGCTCCCCGCTTGGCCGAACTGCAGGGGCAGACTGGTACCTCCGATTGCGAAACGGATACGGAAACCGAGTTTGAGAAGCTTAGCACCACGACCAGGTGTGTTGCTACTTCAACCTCTGCCACGTTGGTGGAGCAAATAGCCCGGAGCACTGCCACCGAGGATCTGCTCATGCTCAGTGCTGGCACCCTGACGGAAGAGAACGCTGGTAGCATCCAGAGGATGCGTAGCGACATGGAAAACATGTCCAAGTTGGCCCAAGCCTGCCTGGCCGAAGCTCGCTCTAATTTGGGCATCTTTCGCAGTGATGCCGCCAATTACCAGGACGAGCTCCAGTCCGAGCTACATCTCCTGGCGGATAAGTGCAATGTGTTGAGGATGCAGTTCGAGGCACGCGAACAGAAATCACAAgagcagctggaggagatgcGCTTGAAACTGCAATTGGCCGAGCAAGAGAAGCAGACTGCGGTGGCTCAGGCCCGGGAGCAGCTCATCCACGAGCACAAAACCGAGCTCGAGTCCCTTCGTTGTCGCTTCAAACTGATGACTTCAATGGAGCGCTCGCCCTCGGACAGCAGTCTTGAAAAACTAGAGCGGCCGACGAGCAGTGCCAGCGTGGCCAGCGCAAACGCCGGCGTGGATATTGACCAGCTACTGGCCCAGCAGCGCCAGGAACTACTGGCCCAAAGGGAACGTGCCATCAGCGAGGCCGTTGATTCGGAGCGCTCGCTGTGGCAGTCACGCCTCCTGCCCCTTAACTCTGAATCTGTGATGGCCAACGTGGGCATACTAAAGGACATGCTGGCCGACAAGGAGCGACAACTGGATCAGCTGCGAGAGCAGAACAAGATCCTCACCCAGGAGTCATACCAGCTGAAGACCCGACTGGAGATGATCACCAACGAGGATGGTAATAGTTGGCTCAAGGAGAAGATTGACTACCTGAACAAGGACAAATGCCGCCTGGAAGAGGAGCTCAGCCAGGAGAAGAGCCGGCGCCAGGAGATGGAGACCAGTGTGGCAGCCATGAGAAG CTCTGTCTACGATCTGAATGTGGGTGGGCCCATAACCCGTTCCAAGTCCGGCGTCAGTTCCGGTCACCGATCGATTGCCTTGGAGGGATGTTCTCGAGGTGATCTCGTTTTCGTGGTTTGGAGCATGCGTCATGCGCAATTTATGGTCGTCCAGGACTCGCTCACCCTGTACTTTGTCCACGCCGACAGTCTCGCTGGCCTGCAGCTGACGGCTCCGGCTGCACCGACTCCGGCATTGGAACCCTCGCTGGCAGTTGCGGAACTTAACCAGATCCCGCTCCCCTACTACGCCATAGGCCGGGTCATCGACAAGGAGTATTGTCAGGCGCGAAAG GATGACAATCGTTATCGCGTCAGCAGGGGCTCCAAGTTCTATCGCATCAAGCTGGCCCCGTTGCCCTCTCGGAACGCTTCTCGGCGGGAGCGCCTAGAGT CCAGCTCATCCGCAGCCGCTGCATCGCCAAGAGATGTCATCGATGCTcccaccagcaacagcagcgtcTACCAAAGCTTCAAGCAGCGCACGGTGAGCATTACGAGCGTGAATGAGGAGGATGACGAGTCGGCGTCACTGCTCAGTGAGCGTTGTCGCTACATAAGCGTCAGCGAGGAGGATGAGTTGCACGCTGCTGGCGGCTCAGTGTCGGCAATAACAGCTGCTGTAGCAACAGCCACATCGACTGTGTCAGCaccaacaactacaactactGCAACAGCGGTAGCGGGACCGACGACAACTGCAGCGACGGCAGCAACTCAAGCACAGTCTGTGATAACAGAGCAGCCAACGGCATCAAGCAAACTTAAATTGGATCTACTGTTGGCCTCTGCTGATATAATAACACAACCCTTAACACAATTACCACATCAACAGCGACaggaacaaaaacaaaaacaacacgtTGAGGAAACAAGTCCAAATCAAACAATCCAACCGGAGAATCCGGAACAGGAAACCATCACCATCTATGTGCCCCCCAATCCCCCGGCACCATCAACTGCAACAAATACTACAAGTGCTAGCATCCTGGGCCCCATTATTGCGGAGCCGATTATCAGCACAGCCGCCATGCTACCAATGTCCATTGGTACGGCGGCCATAAGCGAGGACTCCGACGAGTACCGATCCCTGGAGGGCAAGGATGGCGATGCCGATGATTTTCCCATTTCCGAGTAG